The Maledivibacter sp. genomic interval TATTATGTAGGAAAGGGTATAGCCACATATGCAGGACTAAGCCATAGTATATTTGATAGCTTAAGTAGTATAAGTGCAGTAGCAGGGTCAGCAATTGCTATTAAAGCAATAGTTATGTCATCAACTGCATCAAAAATAGTGGCTAATAGTATTCAAAACTATCGTTCTAAATTAATCAGTACATTGGATAATGGAACACAATATTTTTCTAAGCATAGTAATTATGAGATAAACTTTAATGCCAATACAATTGATAGAGAGTTGAATACAAACACCATATATATTCCAATACAATGCTATGATGACAGTGACACAAACTGTTATTTATATTATGGTGCCGATACAAGTAAACGAATATGTTATATTATTAGACACTCCGGATGGACTAATATAAATAGTGGAGTAAGCTTTAGGGGTGTGAGAGTACAGGGTTCAGGTACAGCAGATAATAATTATGTCAAATTCAACAAATATACAGTGAAATAAAGGAGCCAACTCCCATGAATCCAATAAAAATAATAACCCAAAACCATAAAATCCTAGCAGAAATCGATGACTACAACAGCCTAATATTCCAAAGAAGATTCAACACCTACGGCGAATTTCAGCTAAAGATAAATAAGCATAAAAATGGCACTGAATTCCTAGAGCTGGGAAACATCATATACCTTTCCAATAACAAGGCGGGTATAATAAAGCACAAGGAAATATCCGTTGATGGGGGTGGAAGAGGAACTGAGACCATAGTAGTCAAGGGCTATACCCTAGACCATATATTCAGTCAAAGGATCACCCTTCCCCCCACAGACTTGGATTGTGATGTAGTGCAGGGCAGTGGAGAAACGGTAATCAAGCATTATATAGAAAGCAATATGATAAACCCCCTAGAAAAAGCTAGAAAAGTCGATATTCTTAGGCTAGCACCTAATCTAAATAGGGGCAAGAATATCAAATGGGAAAGCAGCTATCAAAACCTCTCCAAGGAGCTAGAAAAAATAAGCATGGGCTGTGATTTGGGGATAACGGTAACCATAGATACCCATGGATTAAGGTGGATAGTAGATGTATATGAAGGAAGAAACCTAAGTGTAGATCAAAAGGAAAATCCACCGGTAATATTCAGCCATGATTTCGATAACATCAAAGCCCAAAAATATATTGTCTCCAGCATAGGCCATAAAAATACAGGCTATATCGGAGGCAAGGGTGAGGGTAAGCAGCTAGAAATAGTAGGCAAGGACAATGCTGGAATAAACAGAATAGAAACCTTTGTAAATGCCAGCGGTTCTAGGGATGACCTCATCCAAAAAGGAGAGCAGAAGCTCAAAGAACTAAAGCAGATAAAAACATTAGAGGGTCAAGTCTCCAAGACTGGGCCCTTTACCTATGAAAGGGACTGGGATTTAGGGGACATAGTAACCATCCAAAACAAGGACTGGGGAGTAACCATGAATGCCAGAATCATAGAAGTAAAGGAAGTCTACGAAGCCTCAAACATAGGCTTGGAGGTAACCTTTGGCAGTAAGGTACCAACCCTTATAGACAAGATAAATCAGCAGTTTTCACAGTTAAGCAGTGAGATCACTAAATAAAGGAGTGGATAACATGGTAACTACCGAAAAGGTTTTTGATATGCTTCCCTATGGAGTAAGTGTATTTGAAAAGTTAAAGATAGAGGATTTTTTCAAAAACAAGAAATCAAAGCAAAGGGGAAAAAATCTAAAACAGGAGGATGGTTTAGACTTCATAAAATACCTTCTAAAAAACCTATCAAAGGTAAAGGAAGAAGTATTCAATATAGTAGCCATCTATGATGATAAAAAGGTAGAGGAAATAAGAAGCCAAGAGGTGGCTAAAACCATAGAAGCCCTAAGGGCACTATTCAAAGAAGAAGGCATCATGGATTTTTTCAATCAAGCTATGTAGCAGGGGGATATGAGGAAACCATAATATTGCTGCATAGTAAATACGGCATGGACTTTATCATGAAAACAAATTACAAGCTTTTGATAGGACTACTGACAAAGGCATTTGAAAAATCAGAGCTAGACAAGGCATGGGACATGTGGATCACTATGCTTCCCTATATGGGCAAGGATAACTTTATCCCCTTTAGCAAATTCACAGAGTCCCAAACACAGCCCGCCATCGATCAAAGTCTTGATAAGGAAGAGATAATAAAAAGGGCCGAGAAAATAAAAGAACAAATGACATAGGCCATAGTTCCTATTCTCACAAACTTAGTGGCGTTGCACGTTAAAAACGTAAAGAAAACGAGGAGGTAATACCATGAAAGTATCAAAGGATATCCTAGGTGAAAAGCTATATACACAGGTCAAAGAAAGGCTAGGGGATAAAAAAATAATAATTGAAGATGAAAACTATATCCCCAGAAGCCGACTTAACCATGTCATCCATGAAAAAAATGTTTTAAGAAAAAATATGGAGACTTTAAACAAAGAGCTAGAAGAACTACAGGAAGATATGAAGTTTAAGGCCCAGCACATAAAAAGGCTGAAGGACTCCCAAGACAAATTAGTACAGGAAAACACCAAAATCAAAGACATATGCTTTGCAAGTTCCATAAAGCTGGAAGCTTTAAAGATGAATGCAAAAAACATCCACGTAGTCAGTAACCTCATAGACAAATCAAAGCTTGAGATACTCGAGGATGGAGGCGTAAAGGGCATAGAAGACCAGCTAAATGAATTGAAGGAAACACAAAAAATCCTATTCGGTGAGGATATATTGATATCCCTTATGGATGTTCAACATTTAGTGGGAGAAATGATTCAAAGAAGGCTTATGGAAAATCTATAAACACCCATGCTGAAAATCACAACAGCATATCAAGGAAGTGATGACAATGAAGCTAGTGGAGATAAAGACCGCTATTATAGAGAAGCTAACAAATAGCTTCCCAAACCACAATATCTATGGTGAAGAAGGGGGACAAGGGCTTCAAAAACCTGCCCTAATGGTGAGGCTTCGTCCAATTTCCATGACCATAGAAAATAAGTATCACAGAAGAAAATTTATAAATGCAGAGATTCAATTTCATCCTCAAGATGGGACGAATCAAGAGCAGCTCAACATGATAGACGCCCTATATGAAGCATTTGACTCGGTTTTGACTGTGAAGAGGGAAAAGCTGACCCTAGGCGTTATTCATACTAGAATAAAGGACAATATCCTAAGGCTGTCCTTTAATCTAGATTTTATCGACAGCATAGATAAAACCAAGGGCTACAACTATCAAGAATATGAATTAATGGAAGAATTACAAATGAAGGAGGAATTTTAATGGGTTTACCAGAGATACAGATAGAATTTAAAACAAAAGGAGTAACTGCCATAGAGCGTAGTGCTAGGGGTATCGTAGCATTGATATTAAAGGACGATACAAAGAGCTTTGATACAAAGCTATACAAATCAGTGGGAGATATCCAATCCGGTGACTGGAGTGAGAAGAATAAAAGATATATTGAAAATACCTTCATGGGAACACCTAGTCAAGTAATTGTGGAGAGGATAGCAGTATCCGAGGCAGATTATACAAAGGGGCTTGAGAGATTAAAGAACAAGAAATGGAACTACCTAGCAATCCCAGGTATTGTAGATGCAAAGGTCGCGGCCATTGTGGCTTGGATAAAAACCGAGAGGGATACAAATAAAAAGACCTATAAAGCAGTACTGCCAAATGCTACTGCCGATCACGAAGGAATCATAAACTTTACAACGGCCGATATCAAAGTGTCGGGAAAAAATGAAAGGGATGAAAAGCAGAGCCATACCTATAGTGCAAGTGAATATACTAGCAGAATAGCCGGCATCTTAGCAGGACTACCCTTCACAAGCAGTGCTACCTACTATGGGCTAAATGAGGTGGAAAGTATAAAAGAATCCACAAATCCCCATGGGGATATAGATGCTGGAAAGCTAATCCTTATCAATGATGGAACAAAAATCAAGATAGGTAGAGGTGTCAATTCCCTCACTACCACAAATGAAGCAAAGGGTGAACAATTCCAAAAAATCAAGATTGTAGATGCAGTTGATCTAGTTCGTGATGATATCAGAGATATCTTTGATGGCTCATACGTTGGCAAGATCACCAACTCCTATGATCACAAGGTATTATTCCTATCAGCTGTAAATGCCTACTTTGAAGAACTAGAGAGATTAGAAGTACTAGATGACTCCTTTGGCAACAAGGCACAGATAGACGTAAATGCCCAAAAAACATATCTGATGTCTAAGGGTGTAGATGTGGATGGACTAAAGCTCCAAGAAATCAAGGAATACAACACAGGAAGCAAAGTGTTTGCAACCGCAAGGGTAAGATTCCTAGACGCTATGGAAGACTTAAATATGGAAATATACATGTAGGAGGTAATGGAAAATGGTAAATAAGATATCTGGAAATAGAGTGATAAACGGTACATGGGGAGAAATCTGGCTTGATGGAGACAAGATCAGCGAATTAACTGGACTAGAAGCCAAGATCACCCTTAAAAAAGAAGACGTAAATATGTGTGGGGTATTAGCCAAGGATTCAAAGGTAACAGGTTGGGAAGGAAAGGGAACCTTAAAGATGCATAAGGTGAACTCCAGAATGGCAGTTAGACTAGGAGAAAGTATCAAAAAAGGTAGGGACGTAAGGGTTACTATCCTAGCTAAACTAGCTGACCCCGATACTATAGCTTCCCAGGCTGAAAGAATAGTACTAAAGGATGTAAGCTTTGATGATTTAACTTTAATGAACTTTGAAACAAAGGCATTAGGAAAGGTAGAGTGCCCTTTTACCTTCACAGATTATGATTTTATGGATTTAATACAGCCAGAATAGGAGAAGTGATATAGATGAATACACTAGATTTACTGCTTCAGCTAGATGAAAGCAAACTAAAGAAGCCCTCAAAAGAGGTAGAAATGAAGAGATTATCGGAGCTGACAGGAGAGAAGGTCATCTTCAAGGTAGAAGCTTTAACCCCAGCTAAGATGGAGGAAGTCCAAGAAATGTCCATGGATGAAGCCTTGGAGAATATAAACATCTCAGAGCTTCAAATCATGACAGTCCTAGAGGGAGTCAAAGACCCAAGCTTTAAATCCAAAGAGTTAATGAATAAATTCGGAGTATACACCCCCAAGGATTTAATCAGAAAAATACTCCTCCCCGGTGAAATTATCACTTTATACAATTTCATCGGAGACCTAAGCGGCTTTGACGGAGGAGCAGTGGAAGAAGTAAAAAACTCATAAGAACAGATGGTTTAGCCCAGATGATGTACCACTATTGGAATACAAAGGGCATTAGACCATCTGTTCTGTATAATATGCCCAAGGGCGAGCTTTTACTAATAATGGCATTTTACGAAGAAGAGATGAAGGAAAGAGAAAGAATAATGAAATCCAACATATAACCTAAAAAAAGAAAATGTGACTTGGGGAGTACAGTAAAATAACTAAAAAGCAGCGGCGCCATGGGGACTGTCCATACGTCTCACTGGCATAGCCAGTGACCAAAGGGAAGACGGAGGGACTGTCCCCATGGCAAAGCGGCAGTTATAGCTTTTTCAGCAATATCATACTTACTCCCATGTCATGTTTTCCAGGTTAATATGGTTTTGCAAAGGTGGTGAGAATATAGAATGGATAAGCAATCAAGTAAATCTAATAATGAGATACAAAAAGCATTTGATTATGTTGTAGGGACTATAAATAATAGTAAAATATCTAGTTACCCTATAAATACTATAAACATTAGAAACAATTGGGTTGGAGCAAGGAATACATTAGATGAATTAACAAAGGCAAAATACAGTCAAAAATATATTCCTAAAATTGGGAAATCCGTCAAGGCCGGAACTCTTAAACTTGGAACATCATTAAATATAGGATCTAAGGATCTTATTAAGATTTCTAATAAAGCTGGACATATTAGTGATATCTTAGCGAAAAAGCTTCTATTTGGCTCGACTTCTAAAAAGCAACTAGCAAAAATAAATAGATTAAAAAATATGTCTAAGCCATTTAAAAATGTGTCTAATATTGCAGGAAAGATAATGAATAATAGTGTTGCAAAAAAAATTGGTGGTACATTAGGAAAAGCCTTTACTCCAATGGGCACAGCTATGAATATAAATACATTTCAAAATAAGAAGAATAGTAATTTTAAAAGGTTGCTAGCGGGTGCCGATATTTTAGGGGATATGGTTTCAAAGTTACCGGCACCAGCGGCTAAAGCAGCAGGGCTAGTAACTTCAACTTTAAATTTTGCAGGTGGTCTGGCATATGATTTTTTCGACAGTGACTTGATGAAACGCTTCGGAGGTAAGAAAGTTACTGGTGTGTTAGATAAAGGAGCAGGAGTTATAGTTAAGCCAGTGGACAAGTTAATAGAAACCGTTCCGAAGATGTGGAATTCTATGAAAAAAGGAATAAAATCCATAAAACAAAAAGGACTTGCCAAGTCTGTAAAATCCAGCATCAATATAGCCAAGCAAAAAACACCAGAGCCACTTAAAAAAGCATTAAAAGGCTATGCTAACATGTATCTGCATCCAATACAAACATGGAAAAAAGCCGGTGCCTTCTTGGCGAATAAAACTAAGAATATGTTCAAGAAACCAAAGCTAAAGGATTATAACGACATATACCACAGAAATCTTGCACTTTCAAAGAATAAACAACCTGCAATAAATCACAGTGGTGAAGTAGTACAAACTAAACTCCAAGGCGGCCAAATAGACAACTCAAACAAAAACAACTTCACCATCAATATAAACGGCACCAACAAATCAACACAAGAAATCATGAACGAAATAGTTCCAGAAATAAAGCTAAGAATGAAAAATATATCTGTAGCATAAAGGAGGGCTGGAAATGGATATATTCCTATCGATAAACAACAGACAACAAGTAATAAAGCTTCCCGTCCTTCCTTCCCAGTTCAAAATACAATCGGGAATGAAAAACGAAACCTATGACGTAATAAGCCAAGGAGACATCAAGCTTATAGGTATGCCAGCATTAAAATCCATATCCCTTCAGTCGTTTTTTCCCAACCAGGACTATTCATTCCTGAGGGATAAGCACTATAGGGGCTGGCAATACGTTGAAACCATAGAAGAATGGAAGTCTAGAAGGGTGCCCATTAGATTGATTATATCCGAGGCACCAAGGGATATCATCAACATGCCCTGTACCATAGAAGCCTTTGAATACGGTGTACAGGATGGCACAGGAGATATATACTATACCCTAACCCTAAGTGAATTCAAATTTATAACCCTCGATCAAAGGAGGGTTTAATATGCATCAACTATTTAATTTATCTAGTAATATTGAGACCAATATTACACCCTTAGTTAGGGATATACAGTGGAGGAGTAGTATACATGAATTAGGAGAGCAGTTAAACTTTAATATTGCCCTTAATGATGATAGATATTTTCCCTCCAGCTCCATCGACCTAGGGAATTTAATTTCCCTAAGGCATGAAGATGAAATATTTAATGGAGTAGTTGTATCACAGCAAAAAAATGGTAGGGGATCAGTGGGCTATACCTGCTTTGATTATGCCTTTTATCTTAACAAAAGCAGTGATACCTACCAATTCAACAAGGTCTCAGCTAAAAAGGCCATAGAAACCATTTTAAAAGACTTCAATGTTCCAGTTGGCTATATAGCACCCATGTCTACGATAATAGACAAGATATACAGTGCCAAAACAGTAAGCGAGATCATAAAAGATATTATTGACCTTGCAGAAAAGGAACGAGGTATCAAGTACAGGATGGAGATGAGGCGAGGAAGGCTATATATACAAAGGCAACAGGATTTAGTAATAAAACCTGTTTTTAAATTAGCTGAGAATATACAAGAATATGATGTATCAAATTCCATATCCAATCCAAGCCGTAGGAGAACAATAGAGAACATGAAAAATAGTATCAAGCTTATCTCCAATGACAAAGTAATAGCAGAGGCACAAAATAGTAGGCTTATGGCACAGTATGGTGTGCTTCAAGAAGTAAGGAATGTTGATACAAAGGACAAAGCCAAAGCAAAAAATATAGCCAGAAATATACTTTATGAATTAGGAAAAATATTTGAAGAAAATTCATTAGAAATGATAGGAAATGATAGGGTAAGGGCAGGAAGAATTATGGAAATATATGAGCCAGTAACGGGTATGAAGGGACAATACCTTATCAATGATGCGAATCATACCGTAAGAAATGGTATACATCGTATGCAGTTAGGCTTGGGGGTGAGATAATGGATGGTGTAAGTGAACTGGCAATGCTCTTTAAGGAAAGGGATAATAAATACTATTTAGGGCCACAAATTGGCAAAGTAATAAGTTCATTACCTGACATCAAGATAGGTCTAGGAGAGAAGATAATCCTTACCAAAGATCATCTAATATTTGCCAGCCATATATTAGAGGACTATGAAAGAGAATTTTCAGTAGAAGGTAATCTAAAGTTTTCCGATTTCGGTGCAGGTATGACAACCGAGGCTTATGTGCCACAACATGGATTTCACTTCCATGAAATAAAATCCTTAAGGGTGAACACAGACTATAAAAGCACAGGAAGAATCCAGTGGACGGATTCATTAAAGGAAGATGATGAAGTGATTCTGATACCCACTACAAATGAACAGCAATACTATGTGATAGACAAGGTGGTGAGACTATAATGCTGCCTAAAATAGCAGAGCTACAATTAAAAACAACCAATGATACAGATTTACCACAAATGGGTAAGTCTTTTTTATTTGATTTCAAAGCAGGGGATTTTGTTCTAAGGGATGGAAGGCCAGTGGAAGTATCAGACCTTGAAGCTGTAAAGCTGTGGATACAAAAGATATTGAGGACTGAAAAATACAGATACAAGGTCTATGAAAGGGAAGACAAAAACGAGTACGGTGTTGTTCTAGAGGACCTCATAGTAGGAAACAACTTTCCTAAGGTCTTCGTGGAGTCAGAACTTAAAAGAGAGATAACAACGGCTCTTAAAAGGCACCCAATGATTAAATCTCTAACCGACTGGAAAATAGAAAAGAAAAACCCAAAATTAAATATATCCTTCAAGGTAAATCTATCCGATGGAAATAATTTCACCCAGGAGGTGAGCCTATGACAAGGGAAGAAATAAAAAACCGTATGCTGTCCCAAATAAGGGATGAGTACGATAAATCCGAGGGAAGCTTCTTTCACGATGTAATAAATGCCCTTGCAATAGAACTAGAAGCCGCCTATACCGATCAAGACCATATTCTAGACCAGGGCTTTGTACAAACCGCCACGGGGCAATACCTAGACAAAAAAGCATCGGAGCAGGGAATATATAGAAAGCCCCCTATAAAAGCAACTACAAGGGTTACAATAAAGGGCTTGGAAGGAGTATCTATTAAAGAAGGTATGGAGGTGGCAAGTGATTCTGCAAGCTATATCATAAAGGAAAATAAAACCATAGATTCCACAGGACAAGTAAATCTATTAGTGGAATGTGAAGAAGCCGGAACCATAGGCAATGTACCCCTAGGAGCCATAAAATCCTTCCCCCTTACCATAGCGGGACTAGAAAGTGTAACCAATCCCAGTAAAGTAACAAATGGCTACAACGGGGAGAATGACGAAGAGCTTAGAAACAGATACTACAGCAAAGTAAAAACTCCAGCTACCTCGGGCAATAAAAACCACTACAGAAACTGGGCATTAGAAATCCCCGGTGTAGGTGATGCTAGAATAATCCCCCTATGGAATGGGAATGGAACAGTAAAGGTAGTGATAATAGATTCAGAAAAAACTGGTGCAAACCAGGAGCTTATAAATAAGGTGAAGGAATATATAGAAGAAAATAGGCCAATAGGTGCCCATGTGACAGTGGAAAGTGCAGTAGAATTGTCTATAAACATTGCAGTGGCATTAACTATTGATACAAATAACTATACCATGGATCAGGTATTAAAAAACGTAGAGAACAATATCAAAAAATATCTAAAGGAAATAGCATTTGTTGAGGATTATGTTAGCTATGCCCAAATAGGAAGCTTGATTTTTCAAACTAAAGGGGTAGTGGACTATTCTAATTTAACTGTGAACAATGGAAATAAAAATATTCCATTAACCAATACATCCATTGCAGTCCTAGGGGTGATAACAAATGTCTAATAAATTAATTGGTTATCTACCCAATTATTATTCCACAAGTAAAGTTATCACCGACATAACAAACACTCAAGACCTAGAGCTTAAAAAATTCAGTGACAAAATAGGTCAAACCCTAAATCAATTTTTTATAGATACATCGGATTTTACATTGGAAAGATGGGAAAAAGAATTAGGATTAACCATTAACAATAGTAAACCG includes:
- a CDS encoding siphovirus ReqiPepy6 Gp37-like family protein — protein: MNPIKIITQNHKILAEIDDYNSLIFQRRFNTYGEFQLKINKHKNGTEFLELGNIIYLSNNKAGIIKHKEISVDGGGRGTETIVVKGYTLDHIFSQRITLPPTDLDCDVVQGSGETVIKHYIESNMINPLEKARKVDILRLAPNLNRGKNIKWESSYQNLSKELEKISMGCDLGITVTIDTHGLRWIVDVYEGRNLSVDQKENPPVIFSHDFDNIKAQKYIVSSIGHKNTGYIGGKGEGKQLEIVGKDNAGINRIETFVNASGSRDDLIQKGEQKLKELKQIKTLEGQVSKTGPFTYERDWDLGDIVTIQNKDWGVTMNARIIEVKEVYEASNIGLEVTFGSKVPTLIDKINQQFSQLSSEITK
- a CDS encoding phage scaffolding protein; protein product: MKVSKDILGEKLYTQVKERLGDKKIIIEDENYIPRSRLNHVIHEKNVLRKNMETLNKELEELQEDMKFKAQHIKRLKDSQDKLVQENTKIKDICFASSIKLEALKMNAKNIHVVSNLIDKSKLEILEDGGVKGIEDQLNELKETQKILFGEDILISLMDVQHLVGEMIQRRLMENL
- a CDS encoding phage tail sheath protein gives rise to the protein MGLPEIQIEFKTKGVTAIERSARGIVALILKDDTKSFDTKLYKSVGDIQSGDWSEKNKRYIENTFMGTPSQVIVERIAVSEADYTKGLERLKNKKWNYLAIPGIVDAKVAAIVAWIKTERDTNKKTYKAVLPNATADHEGIINFTTADIKVSGKNERDEKQSHTYSASEYTSRIAGILAGLPFTSSATYYGLNEVESIKESTNPHGDIDAGKLILINDGTKIKIGRGVNSLTTTNEAKGEQFQKIKIVDAVDLVRDDIRDIFDGSYVGKITNSYDHKVLFLSAVNAYFEELERLEVLDDSFGNKAQIDVNAQKTYLMSKGVDVDGLKLQEIKEYNTGSKVFATARVRFLDAMEDLNMEIYM
- a CDS encoding phage tail tube protein, which produces MVNKISGNRVINGTWGEIWLDGDKISELTGLEAKITLKKEDVNMCGVLAKDSKVTGWEGKGTLKMHKVNSRMAVRLGESIKKGRDVRVTILAKLADPDTIASQAERIVLKDVSFDDLTLMNFETKALGKVECPFTFTDYDFMDLIQPE
- a CDS encoding DUF2577 domain-containing protein, encoding MDGVSELAMLFKERDNKYYLGPQIGKVISSLPDIKIGLGEKIILTKDHLIFASHILEDYEREFSVEGNLKFSDFGAGMTTEAYVPQHGFHFHEIKSLRVNTDYKSTGRIQWTDSLKEDDEVILIPTTNEQQYYVIDKVVRL
- a CDS encoding DUF2634 domain-containing protein, yielding MLPKIAELQLKTTNDTDLPQMGKSFLFDFKAGDFVLRDGRPVEVSDLEAVKLWIQKILRTEKYRYKVYEREDKNEYGVVLEDLIVGNNFPKVFVESELKREITTALKRHPMIKSLTDWKIEKKNPKLNISFKVNLSDGNNFTQEVSL
- a CDS encoding baseplate J/gp47 family protein gives rise to the protein MTREEIKNRMLSQIRDEYDKSEGSFFHDVINALAIELEAAYTDQDHILDQGFVQTATGQYLDKKASEQGIYRKPPIKATTRVTIKGLEGVSIKEGMEVASDSASYIIKENKTIDSTGQVNLLVECEEAGTIGNVPLGAIKSFPLTIAGLESVTNPSKVTNGYNGENDEELRNRYYSKVKTPATSGNKNHYRNWALEIPGVGDARIIPLWNGNGTVKVVIIDSEKTGANQELINKVKEYIEENRPIGAHVTVESAVELSINIAVALTIDTNNYTMDQVLKNVENNIKKYLKEIAFVEDYVSYAQIGSLIFQTKGVVDYSNLTVNNGNKNIPLTNTSIAVLGVITNV